A genomic window from Gossypium hirsutum isolate 1008001.06 chromosome D12, Gossypium_hirsutum_v2.1, whole genome shotgun sequence includes:
- the LOC107942435 gene encoding uncharacterized protein gives MKCSADAALLKRFVEKNQIYGFFAGLNVEFDAVRVQILGKEELPSLNETIAIFHAEEGRRGVMIENSQVDSSASATKAVHERRFGLEQPTSKDSRQTELTRPIKSESLWCTYCKKSSHAKEKCWKLYGKPQTIKKNSKTGGQPKEQGRPHRARQLDREKNSQESPVAFNKDEIEKLKNLLGTLEKFSSIGTCSLDFSGISFSQDSKVSDTVTNRSWVVDSGAIDHMTHSSQKFVSYTPCPSNRKITVVEGSVITVTG, from the coding sequence ATGAAGTGCAGTGCAGATGCAGCACTCTTGAAAAGGTTCGTTGAAAAGAAtcaaatttatggtttttttgCTGGactaaatgttgagtttgatgcaGTAAGAGTCCAAATACTTGGAAAAGAGGAGCTACCATCACTAAATGAGACAATCGCAATTTTTCATGCTGAAGAAGGAAGAAGAGGAGTTATGATTGAGAATAGTCAAGTGGATAGTTCCGCCTCAGCTACAAAAGCTGTACATGAGAGGAGATTTGGTCTGGAGCAGCCAACTAGCAAGGATAGTAGGCAGACAGAACTTACAAGGCCTATTAAAAGTGAGTCTTTATGGTGTACCTACTGTAAAAAATCCAGTCACGCTAAAGAAAAATGCTGGAAACTCTATGGGAAGCCACagacaattaaaaaaaattcaaaaactggTGGACAACCAAAGGAACAAGGGAGACCACATAGAGCAAGACAGCTGGATAGAGAAAAAAATTCTCAAGAATCACCTGTTGCATTTAATAAAGACgaaattgagaagttgaagaatTTGTTGGGAACATTGGAAAAATTTTCATCAATAGGTACTTGTAGTTTGGATTTTTCAGGTATATCATTTTCGCAAGATTCTAAAGTCTCGGATACAGTCACTAACAGGTCTTGGGTAGTTGACTCAGGAGCTATAGACCACATGACCCACTCCTCACAAAAATTTGTTTCATATACACCTTGTCCTAGTAATAGAAAGATAACAGTAGTCGAAGGTTCTGTGATCACAGTGACTGGTTAG